The sequence cacaaacacccccttcggagcggggtagcgcggcctagcggccggagtccataaacacccccgtGTGAGCGGGGTAGCatggcctagcggccggagtccataaacacccccgtCGGAGCGGGGtttaaggggtggggtagggggactcgggcccgccctctccaccgagccccgacccagggccctgattgtggcaagctttccttgccacccgctcggcggggatccgcccgcaacacgccgagcggtactgcagctttaaggctgtcagtcccGACAAtcaccctgggtcacttcctaccctgtctagccggacgtcggcgttgtgggagcggttcccccgtaggtccctcgCGGCAGGCGTCCCTCCCCagggtctccggtacggcctcagctcggctgacgccccggtccaggctcactggctctccctctgcaggagctgacggtctgcgtccttctcccccggtggccagcccagactgagcagacctgcaggcttttataccagtctgccagttggagcatgcccagcagagcttcctgggtgtggcttcctctgctagcaaagaagggttaacccctgctgtaccagtgtggggctgtcccgccccgtcacaccttgcaaagatacatgtttgcgaacactgaacacagtctactcagtttctgtgaacaagaccatacagggcacctatctcatgtgctctcaggacaagtttgaattttcggcattcactttcattgcctggggtcttgcactggagatcggacaagcggggcaggacagcagaatccgtgtagcagccaggcctggtaagccgtaaactttaggctgcttaacagttaatggatagcagtgccctcctgctgcaggcaatctggaaagcataaagtctgaccctgttccagcccctcgcagctgtccccgggaaagatccctgtatgcttttcctctgcagcctccaccacgtggctgttaaacgacggtcattgttatgcaaaggaaaagtcaagcattcacaatagtaacattacagtaattcccctaattagatgcagcagtcgccgagcgagatcaccctgaggtgggtcactaggagagacagagagcgcatgctgcgtgaatccctgcacagaccagggccctatgctgccatgctggtcgaggcaatgctcccactgtacctcaggatggcctggcgcggaagagtgtgcttccacggagcacccaataaggcacctctccccaggaacctcctgcggaggcttttcgagtacctctacgagagcttcgtggaactgtcccaagaggatttctgttcgatccctttatgtattgaccttctttttatatagtttttattcctgtttttaaaaaaataaatgtttacatgtttatagcacttaccgactgatccttcccctgattcagagtccgggttaacggccggggagggttggtaggggatctctgtgaggctgatgaagagatcctggctgtcggggaaagcagtattgtaagcgctgtcgcctgcctcgtcctccacaaacccttcctcatcttccccatccgcgaacatcgccgagaaactgcccatcgacactatcccatcctcagagtccacggtcactggtggggcagtggtggcagacccaccgagaatggcatgcagtgcctcgtagaagcggcatgtctggggctgggctccggagcgtccgtttgccgctttgattttttggtagccttgtctcaggtccttgattttcacgcggcactgcgttgcatccttgctgtatcctctgagtgccatggctttggagaccttctcataggtctctgcattccgttttttggagcgcagctccgaaagcacagactcatcgccccacacagcgatcagatccaagacttcccggtcagtccatgctggggccctctttctactctgagattgcatggactcctctgctggagagctctgcatcgctgccagtgctgctgagctcgccccgatgtccaaccaggaattgagattcaaactggccagacaggaaaaggaattcaaattttcctggggcttttcctgtatggctaatcagaacatctgagctcggactgctgtccagagcgtcaacacagtggtgcactgtgggataggtcccggagctactaagttcgatttgcatccacacctagcctaattcgacatagccatgtcgaatttagcgctactccccttgtcagggtggagtaccgaattcgaactaaagagccctctaggtcgaactaattagcatcctggtgtggacggttgctcggttaaatcgaattaacgctgctaaattagacataaactcctagtgtagaccaggcctcagtctcatGTGAGACCTCTTGCCTTCAGGCTCCCACGTTATCTGTGGTAcaagcttagggtgaccagatatcccgattttatagggacagtcctgatttgggggtctttttcttatataggctcctattaacccccaccccccgtcccaattttttacTCTTGCTGTCTGGCCACCGTATACAAGCACAACCATTTCAGATGTGGGGTGATGAGGTGTGTGGGTAATGATCACACCTGGGGACTCAGAAAAGCCCtctgtggatggggatggatgctGCACACCTACTGCTCATCTCATGCTGGTCTCTCAGGAGGCTGTTCCAAACTCCATACTGCTGACCCCAAAGCTACTGAATGGCAAAAATCACATGTGAGGTCTACCTAAGcccttttgacttttttttttgacttACACATTTCAGTTTTTATCTCCCTACTTTCCATTTTGTCATTTGAACCCTCTTCCGTCTTTATTGTACAGCACACTTCTGCATTCACTAATAACAATGCAACTGCAGAGACTCTATAGAAAAGGATTGTTGATGCCATCACATCCAGTCCCCTCTGTCACTCAGCCAGAAGTTTCTCCCTTTTCCTAAGCTATGTTGTCTTCAATGTAAAAATGGCTGTGCTGACAGATCCAGGGCCCAGAACTGCTCACTGGTAACAATAGGAATAAAACCTGTTCCCCACTACACAAAACCTATGGACACTAGTTAAAAGAGTGAATGAGACCCCAGAGTCATGAGTTGGCTCTATGAACAGAGAAAAGACTTTTGTTAACGTGTGCACACTTAGCACTGGTTGTGAGGTATAAAAAGGCAGTTGCCCAGCTGCAGTGATATGGCTTGTAGCCTGAATCCAGCTACGATGGAAAAGGTAAGAGAAACCTGTCTGGACAGGATTGTTTGCTATGTCAGTCTGAGGCcagggacctgattctcctctcatttacaccagagtTAGTCTGTTGATTTCAAAGGCGTTATCCTTGGCCTATACCAGTAGGAGAGGAGAATCAAGAATGCAGAGCTAGGGGACCTACGGCCTCTATTAGTCACTGGATATTAGTCTCTCAGAGCCCAATTCTGCTTTTGCTTACACTTGTGTAAATGAGGatcaatcccactgaagtcacaggaGTATATCAATTTATCATCACTATGAGTAAAATATAAGGCCCAGACACTTCAGGCTTAGTGTGCTGGATGGAGAGAAATTGGAATACCAGGACTCAGTCACACTGCATAGGATGTTATTGAAAATTCTGCCATTTGTTTCTCACATTAGATCATCCTTTTCGAGGACAGAAACTTCCAGGGCCGCTCCGTTGAGTGCAGCAGCGACCGGCCGGATTTTCAAAGTCAGCTCAGCCGCTGTAACTCCGTCCGTGTGGAAAGTGGCTGCTTCATGCTCTATGAACGTCCCAACTTCCAGGGACAGCAGTTCTTTCTGAAACGGGGGGATTATCCTGACATGCAGTCTGAGGGTTTCAGCACCTCCATTAAGTCCTGCCGGATGATCCCGTCTGTGAGTTcgattttgcttttaaaaaatggcaaTGTTGCCTAAGCCACTGTCATAAGGCACTTGCTTGATCATTTTCAGCCGAGCTACCAAGAACTGAAAACAAGAACCACTTTCTTCCTCCTAGTGCTCGTCCCTCCAGGATGGCTGGGGCACATTGCAGGGATAGGATAGGATACCTTCCACTACTACTGCCTGTTAAGGGTGTGGGTACAGCTGTCTTGTGTTTCATTCTATGAACAGTAAATGATGACATACTTTGAGTTAAGCAGGGAAAATGTTTCTGTAACTTCTGGGGATTTGGAGATACACTGGGCCCACtcctctcacactggtgtaaaataaGGAGTAACTCCCTAAGGCCCACAATTACACCAGTGTGAGGGGAGAATTGGGCCCAATATTTTCTGTGACTCTTTAGAACAAAGTCACTTTTCTGTTTTCTTGATTCTGGGGCTGCTGAAGCCTGAAACGCCCCCCAGCGGAACTTAGTGTAGCCTCTGCCAGAGTTCTCAACTAGAGATCTGAGGGCCCCTAGGGATTCACAAGCAGGTTTCAAGGAGCCTTCCAAGCAGGGCCGACATTAGACTCTCTGGGGCGCAGGAGAGAAAGGCAAAGCCCCAccgccctgagccccaccacccgtgcctagggtgaccagatgtcctgattttatagagacagtcccgatttttgggtctttttcttatataggcttctattaccccaccccaccccgatttttcacatttgctgtctggtcaccctacccgtgtttgaagctgaagccagagcaacttagcttcatagGGCCCCCTGTGGCACGGGGCCCTGGATAAtttccctgcttgctaccctctaatgccagccctggtttttatatgcagaaaaacagttgttgtggcagagggggctgtggagtttttacagcatgttAGGGGGCCTCTCGTGGGGCAAGTGCGCCCCGTCCCCTCTTGGGACGGGGTGAAGGTAATTATGGCCCTGCGGCTGAATCTGTACAACCACCTCTTGTTTTGGGATAGCTTGCCCTACAGATAAATGTCAATATTGCTGCCCCCTCTCAGGGCTGTGTGTCCTTGTGGCCCGAGTCAGCAGGGCTGCCCTGTTTAGAAGGGCTCTGTGGCCTAGCGGCCCGAGTCAGCAGGGCTGCCCTGTGCAGAGGGGCTGCATGGCCCAATAGCCAGAGTCAGTATAATGGCCATCTCCAGTAGGGCTGATTAGCCTGACCCgtgccctccctgctccaccagaTCCCAGCTCAGGGCCATCACAGTGACCACTGGGGTCAGTGAGGAATCCACCCAAAACACACAGACACCACTCAGTACAATGCTTAGTCCCCATGAACTATTTCCTATCCTGTCTATGGTGTAGTGGTCTTATCATTTCCAAAGTCCATACGATCCTCAGCCTGTGCGGCTCTCAGCAGTTCTGTCGCTCCTTGGGTGCCTGCAGGAGCTTGGGCGTGGTCCTGGGTCTCGGCATCTCCGGCTTCTGCCTTCTGGGGCCTCAGCACttgctgggctggagcctgcagtGGGCGTCCTCCCCCCTCGGCAGTCAGCCCcgaatgagctgggctgctcccatTTATACCTGGTCTCCAGctagagcatgcccagcagggccgAGGGTGCATGGCCTCCTCGGCCCAAAGAGTAGAGTTCACCCTTGCAGTACCAGTGCAGGGCATGCACGGCCCGtcacagggcctcagaaagaaaaagattgagaaccccaGGCCTCTGGGAGCACTGTGCTGGCTGAGGACTGGACAGCGTTGTACACTGCAGCCCTGTCCCCTCTTGTGTCTGGGTGGGCTCCCTCCCAACCCCAGGCATAGTCCCTGCAACAAGGGTGGGAGTCATGGCTGGCATATCTCCGACTCATACGGGTGGATGTGCTGCCTTTGCAGCATTCAAGATTCCCCTCTTATGGGGAGTAGAGGCAGCTGTAAGTGCCATTTGCATCACTGGAGCAGTGCACTCAGGGCCCAGGATCACAGGCTGCAGTCACTCTATTACCCTGTCTCATTTTCTGTCACAGCACAGGGGCACCTACAGGATAAAGATCTATGAGAAGGAGGATCACAGAGGCAACATGGTAGAGTTAACCGAGGACACTCCACAAGTCATGGACCAGCTACGCTCCCCAGAGATGCTCTCTTGTTCTGTGCTGGAGGGGTACTGGATCCTTTACGAATTGCCGAATTACAGAGGCCGCCAATACctgctgaggccagggcagtaccGGAGATTCAGCGAGTGGGGCGCTATGAGTGGCAGAGTCGGCTCTTTGAGACGTGCCACTGATCTCTACTGAATCAAGACACCTTTTGCCTGGAAGGGTCTCAATGAATAAAATACTTTAGCAACCATTGTGCTCTCAGCGTGCTGTTGTAAGTGTACTAAGGGGAACATCGAAGCTTGTCCTGTGTTCTTGGGCTACAGTATCATCTTCTGAACTAAAAGCTGCCCCTCATCtttccccgccctcccccagcatTGCATAGCTACCTCCAACACAAAGTGCCCAATGCCAAACATAGGGCTCAGGCCTAGGCAGCCACACAAGGGGGTTCAGGAGCACCTCCAGGGCCGTGCTGGCCTCACTGAGAATGCAGTGCAGAAGGCTGAGCAAGAAACTGAAACATCTAGGGCTCGGCCCATAGAGAGGATGACAACTGCAGATGTGTACTTTAGATCATAATCCTCCAGCCCACCCCTGGCCAAAGATTTGGAGCTAGGACTAGAGTGGCTCTGGGCTGATCTCCCGCCCCCGCTTCTTCGTCAGATGGCACTGGGAGCATCaccagggagcagcagccagagccccctcaGCCACTAGGCAtggagcaggcagagctgggcacccaggtGATGGCAGGAATCAGTCACATCCCCCTCCCAACCCAGAGGCAGTGCTGCTCACAGGTCTCCCGTCAGCCAGGGGCCAAGCCTCAGACCAAAGTTACCTGAGCACTAATCGAGGGCAGGGCAGGATTAACTAGCCAAAGGCACCAGAGCTCCTGGAATCATCTGATTACACTGGCACTTCTAGAGTGTAACAAAACCTGTTGTTTCTGTCCCATGGGGGTGTAAATCGAACCTTAAAAACATGAGTCAGGTGGAACCAATTCAGAGACGTCTGCCCAAGTTTGCagccagcctgaaacaatagctctgagaggacTGAACAGCCCCATGCACCTCAGTGTGGGGTTAACTGCAAGACCCACCTACACCAGCCCAGCAGAGGTCTGTGGGAGGCAGGAAGAGAAGAATGCTGATGGCCCAGTCCACCCGTCCAAGCAGATACACCCAGGCTCAAGGGCGAGGCCTGGAAGCTACCCTACTCGTATCCCTTCATCTCAGGGCAGGTGGGACAAAGGACCCCTGTTCTCCCTGAGGGTGGAGGGCCCTTGTTCCTATTCTTTTGGGAGGGGAGGACCCCATGCTGCTGTTCTTCTCTCTTTTGCTGGGGAGCCATACATAGCGTTCGCCGGGCTAATGGAGGGGGAGCCATGCAGCAATCCCCAGCCTTACCAGCAGCAGAGGTACTTTGAATCCAAAAAGACTGCTACATACTGTAAGATGAGTCTCTCTTCATGGACAGTGGTGCGAGTTCACAGTTTTAGAAAGACTGTAATCTGGTCTATAAAACTATAAAAAGACTGTAATCTGGTCTATAAAACTACAAACTAGCAGTCAATAATGCCACAGACACAGGACCAACTGGCCATGGGATATCATTTTGAAAACTATCCCTGTAACAGATTTCACTTGAGGCCAGCAACAAATTGCAATAAGgcaaaaatcatagaatattaaggttggaagggacttcaagagatcatctagtccaaccccttgctcaaagcaggaccaatccccaaatagccccctcaaCCATtaagctcataaccctgggtttagcaggccaat comes from Mauremys reevesii isolate NIE-2019 linkage group 11, ASM1616193v1, whole genome shotgun sequence and encodes:
- the LOC120375077 gene encoding gamma-crystallin B-like; this translates as MACSLNPATMEKIILFEDRNFQGRSVECSSDRPDFQSQLSRCNSVRVESGCFMLYERPNFQGQQFFLKRGDYPDMQSEGFSTSIKSCRMIPSHRGTYRIKIYEKEDHRGNMVELTEDTPQVMDQLRSPEMLSCSVLEGYWILYELPNYRGRQYLLRPGQYRRFSEWGAMSGRVGSLRRATDLY